CTAATTAAAGTAAAAACTAAAATTTTTAATTTTATTTAGATCTTACCTCATATCTACTATTAAATTATTTTAGTATGTAAAAATTTATCAAAAATTTTAATTTTTTAAAAATATTAATATATGCACCATAATATTAAACAAAAATAAACGTATCTATATTAATGTAAAAAATAAAATTTATCAAAAATTTCAATTTTATGAAGCAAAAGTTCTTATTAATATTTAATATAAATTTAAAAATATATTTATGTGTATAATATTTAAAATATTTACATTTTAACAAAATTAATTTTAAGTATATTTAACATGGATAATAAAAAAATAATATCGATACTAAACCAAAAACTAAATTTAGAACAAATATATGTTACAGGAGATAATAATCATATCAAAATAATTGCAATAGGAGATATATTTAAAGGTGTTAATCAAGTAAAAAGACAGCAAATAATTTATAAACCTTTAATTGATATGATTCTAGAAAAAAAAATTCACGCTTTATCTATCACAACATACACAAAGGAAGAATGGAAAAAAAATAATAAAAATAATATTAGTTAAATATTTAAAAATAATATAGAGATTTAATAATGAATGAATAAGTTAAATATAGAAGGTAATAAAAAATTAAATGGCAATGTATTAATTTCTGGTTCTAAAAATGCTGCTTTGCCTATATTATTTATGACAATATTAACAAAAGAAAAAATTGAAATTAGTAATATTCCAAAATTAACAGATATTAAAGTAGCAATTAAACTACTTAAATCTTTAGGAGCAAAAATAGTAAATAAAAAAAAAATATTATATATTGACCCAAGTAAAATTAACATTTCTAGTCCTCCATATAATTTAATTCAAAAAATAAGAGCATCTATATGGATGTTAAGTCCTCTTTTAATGCGATTTGGTAAAGCTAAAATATTTTTTCCAGGAGGTTGTAAGATAGGTTGCAGACCTATTGACCTTCATTTAAAAGGTTTGGAAGAACTAGGAGCTCAAATTATTCAAGAAAACAATTATATTACTGCATCTATTATAAAACCTCTTAAGGGAAAATATATTTATTTAGAAAAAATTAGTGTTGGAGCAACTATTACTATTATGAGCGCTGCAACTTTAGCAGAAGGTATTACCATTATAGATAATGCTGCTCAAGAACCAGAAATTGTTGATGTTGCAAAATTCTTAAATACTTTAGGGGCTAATATTACTGGAGCAGGAAGTAATAAAATATATATAAAAGGAGTATTAAAACTAAGAGGTGGCCGTCATAAAGTAATACCAGATAGAATTGAAACAGGAACTTTTTTAATAGCCGCTGCAATTTCTAAAGGATTTATTATATGCAATAATACTGAACCAAAACATTTAACAAGTGTATTAAAAAAATTATCTGAAACTGGTGCATATATAAAAACTGGGAAAAATTGGATTAAATTAGATATGCAAGAAAAAATACCCAAAGCTGTAAATATTACAACTGCTCCATACCCAGGTTTTCCAACTGATATGCAACCACAATTTGCTTTATTAAATAGTATTTCTAAAGGTAAAAGTATTATTATTGAAAATATATTTGAGAATCGTTTTGCTTATGCTAAAGAATTAATTAAAATGGGCGCCAAAATAAAGATTAAAAATAATTGTATTTTTTGTAAAGGTGTTAAAAATTTATTTTCAAAAACTCTTTTCTCTACTGATTTAAGAAGTTCAGCTACATTAATTTTAGCGGGTTGTATTGCAAAAGGAATTACAGTAGTTAATAATATTCATCATTTTAAAAGAGGGTATGAATCATTTCCAAAAAAATTGAACAAATTAGGTGCAAATATTCAAAATATATAATAACTTTTTAATTATTTAAAATAACTTATAAAGAATTATTAATATTTTATTTTCAAAACAAACAGAAAGAATTGGAGTATTATATGTATGCAGTTTTTTTAAGTGGTGGCAAACAATATCGAGTTAAAAAAAATCAAGTAATACAGTTAGAAAAATTAAATTACCCAAAAGGCTCAATAATTGAATTAAAAAATATTTTAATGATTTCAAATAAAGAAAAAACAAAAATAGGAAATCCTTTTTTAAATGGAATTAAAGTTAAAGCTTATGTTGAAAATCATGGTAGATCTAAAAAAATTAAAGTACTAAAGTTTAATCGTCGTAAACATTATAGAAAACAACAAGGTCATCGTCAATATTTTACTAATGTAAAAATTATAGATATTAATCATATAGAGAACTAAAATGGCACATAAAAAAGCTGGTGGTTCCACAAGGAACGGAAGAGATTCTAATGCTCAAAGATTAGGTGTAAAGCGTTTTGGAGGTGAATTAGTATCCGCAGGTAGCATTATTGTAAGACAGAGAGGAACTAAATTTCATCCAGGGAAAAATGTAGGTTGCGGAAAAGATCACACTATTTTTGCTACTGTTAAAGGAAAAATAGAATTTAAAAAAAAAGGAATAAAAAAAAGAACATATATTAACATTATTAACTAATAAAAAATTAAAAAAGTTAATATTTTTAAAAACCCCTTTTTTGAGGGGTATTATTTTTTTATAAATAATACATTTTTAAAATTGTATTTGTTTTAAAAAATAAGGAATGCATATGAAATTTATTGATCAAACTGTTATTCAAGTTATTGCAGGAAATGGAGGAAATGGCTGTGTTAATTTTAGAAGAGAAAAATACATTCCTAAAGGAGGTCCAGATGGTGGGGATGGAGGAGATGGTGGAAACATTTGGATAGAATCAAGCAATAATTTAAATACTCTTATAGATTTTAGATTTAAAAAAGTATTTCAAGCGGAACATGGAACTAATGGATTAAAAAGAAATTGCTCTGGTAAAAAAGGACGTGATATTACAATATATGTTCCTGTTGGAACTAAAATAATCAATTATCAAACACGTGAAATAATCGATGATTTAATAAAAGACAAACAAAGAATACTTATTGCGAAAGGAGGTTGGCATGGATTAGGTAATACTAGATTTAAATCTTCCATTAATAGAGCACCAAGAAAAAGAACCTTAGGATCGATAGGAGAAAGCAGATATGTACAATTAGAATTATTATTAATAGCAGATGTAGGAACATTAGGAATGCCAAATGCTGGAAAATCAACATTAGTAAAAAATATATCTGGAGCTAAAACAAAAACTTCAGATTATCCTTTTACTACATTAAATCCTGTTTTAGGAAGTGTTGAAATTGAAGATAAAAAGTTCATTATAGCAGATATTCCAGGTATAATTCAAGGTGCATCACATGGTAAAGGATTAGGTATTAATTTTTTAAAACATTTAGAAAGATGTAAAATATTACTACATATTGTTGATTTATGTCCTACAGACTATTCTAATCCAATAGAAAATATTAAGACTGTATTGAATGAATTAAAACAATATAATATAAAATTATATAATAAACCAAGATTCTTAATCTTAAATAAGATTGATTTAATAACAACTGAAAAAATAAATAAATATATTAAAGAAATCAAAAATAATTTAAATTTCAAAGAACCATTTTATTTAATTTCTTCTCTTAAAAAAATAGGAATAAAAAAATTATGTTCCGATATATTATATCATCTAAAAAAATAAAATTTTTTTCTTATTTTATTTATTTGATTTTTAGTTTTTTAAAATATAAAAATCATGAAAATTAATAAAAGAACTCGGTTTGTTACAAAAACCAAGTTCTTTAAAATAAGTTTTTCTATTTAGTTTTAACGTTTAGAAAACTGTATACGTTTTCTGGATTTACGAAAACCTACTTTTTTTCGCTCTACTTGTCGTGAATCACGTGTAACAAATCCAGACTTTCTTAATTCGCTACGAAATAATTGATTGTAATCAATCAAAGCACGAGTAATTCCTTGTCTAATTGCTCCAGCTTGACCAGAAATTCCACCTCCTTTAACTGTAATATAAATGTCAAAATTATTCATCATATCTGTTAAAATCAATGGTTGACAAACAATCATACAAGAAGTTTCTCGACCAAAATAATCATTCAATAAACGTTTATTTACTACTATTTGACCCTTACCAGGTCTAAGAAAAACTCTAGCAGAAGAACTTTTTCGACGACCAGTTCCATAATTTTGAATTTTCATAATATATTTTTAATATACCCTTATTAAATATTTAAAAATTTAGGACATTGTGCTATATGGTTATGTTTTTCACCTGAAAAAACTTTTAATTTTTTAAACATTAAACGACCTAAAGGACCTTTTGGAAGCATGCCTTTAACAGCTATTTCAATAATTTTTTCTGGATTTTTTGCCATAATTTCTTCGAATTTAAATTGTTTTATCCCACCAATATAACCTGTATGATGATAATAAATTTTATTATTTTTCTTTTTTCCAGTAACTAAAATTTTAGCAGCATTTAAAACTATAATATAATCTCCAACATCAAGATGCGGTGTATATTCAACTTTATGTTTACCTCTAAGACGTAAGGATAAAGAACTAGCAAATCTACCCAATACTTTGTTAGTAGCATCAACATAAAACCAATCTCTTTTGATATTTTTTTCTTTAATTGAAAAAGTTTTCATTATATAACTCACTTTAAAAATAATATATGTAGAAAAGAATACTATGATTAGAATTAATAAGATATAGTAAATATATTATCATCTATCATACTTATTAAAATTCTTTTAAAAATTAATAATGAATCTAATTAAATAAAAATTTTATAATAATATTTTTTAAAAAAATTAATATTTTTTTAAAACACAACACATTTTTTCATATAAAAAATAGTATATTATATAATCTATTATTATTTTTTATATTAAAAAATTAATACTAATTAAATAAAAATATTTTATATTGATATAAAACATATTAGATATTTGATGGATAAACAAACTATGCTGTCTAAAAATGATTTATTAAATTTTCGTAATGAAATTAACAATATTGATGAAAAAATAGTTATGTTGCTCGCGAAAAGAAAAAAATTAGTATTAGATATAGCTCAATCTAAAATACAAAATAATCAACCAATCCGTGATGTTAATCGTGAAAAAAATTTATTATCTAAACTAACTAGTTTAGGGAAGAAAAAAAATTTAGATCCTAATTATATAATACGATTATTCCAACTAATAATTGAAGAATCTATACTTACTCAAAAAATATTATTGAAAAAACATCAAAAAAACAAAAATACGAATGAATCTATTATTTCATTTCTTGGTCCTAAAGGATCTTATTCACATATTGCTGCGTCTAAATATGAAAAACAAAATTTAAAAAACTTTATTATTAAAGAATGTTTGAATTTTTCAGAAGTTATTCAATCAGTTGAAAATAATGAGTCAAATTATGCTATTTTACCAGTAGAAAATAGTTGTTCAGGACCTATTGATGAAATATTTTATATTTTAAAAAATACAAATTTATTTATTGTTGGAGAAGTTAATGTTTATATAGATCACTGCTTATTAGCAATAGAAAAAGTTGAACTAAATATAATTAAAAAAATATATAGTCATTCTCAACCATTTAAACAATGTAGCAATTTTATTAGTCAATTTCCAAATTGGAAACTTGAATATACTAATAGCACAACTGATGCAATTAAAAAAGTTATTAAATATAATAAAATTACGAATGCTGTTTTAGGAAGTGAAATAGGAAATCAAATTTATGGATTAAAAGTTTTATGTAAAAATATATCAAACCAAAAAAATAATATAACAAGGTTTATTTGTTTATCAAAAACACCTTTAAAAATTTATTCAAATAACAAAGTAAAAACTACAATAATATTTACTCTAGAAAAAGAATTAAAAAAACTTTCTGAAATAATTTTAATCCTAGAAAAAGAAAAAATAATCGTAAAAATGTTAACTTTTTATAATACTAAAAATGAAGAAAAAATATTTTATCTTGATATTGAAGAAAATTTATCATCTAATACGATACAGAACATTCTGAATAAAATTCAAAAAATTACTAAATTTATAAAAATATTAGGTTGTTATCCCATTGAAAGTAAAAAATTGTTTTAGTTATAAATTCATTAGATGTTTAGATATTAAAAATATTTTAAAATAAACTAAAACATTATTAATTCTCGTGTTTTAAATAATTCAATATTAATTTATAAAAGAGTAAGAAACATGTTTAGCAGCTTAACTGAACGCCTTTCAAAAAGTTTACGTAATATTATTAACAAAGGAAGGCTTACGGAAGATAACATTAAGGATACTATAAGAGAAGTAAGAAAAGCATTATTAGAAGCTGATGTTACATTATCAGTAATAAAAACATTTATAAAAAATGTTACCAAAAAATCAATTGGTTATGAAATCAATAAAAGTCTTACCCCTGGTCAAGAATTTATAAAAATTGTACGAAATGAATTAATTTTAGCTATGGGTGAAAAAAATAATGATTTAAATCTATCTGCTCGTCCACCCGCAATAATATTAATAGTTGGTTTACAAGGAACAGGAAAAACTACCACTGTAGCTAAAATAGCTAAATGGATACAAAATAAATACAAAAAAAAAATACTTATTACATCTACTGATATTTATCGTGCTGCTGCAATAAAACAACTTGAAATTTTATCTAATCAAATTAATACAGATTTTTATTCATCTAATATCAACCAAAAACCAATCAATATAATAGAAGAGGCTATTAAATATGCTCAATTAAAATTATGTGATGTTTTACTAATAGATACAGCAGGACGTTTACATGTCGATGAAATAATGATGAATGAAATACAACAAATACAAAATTTTTCTAAACCTATTGAAACACTATTAGTAGTCGATTCAATGATGGGTCAAGATGCAATTAATATGGCTAAGAGTTTCAATCAATATTTATCTATATCAGGTATTATATTAAGTAAAACTGATAGTGACTCTAGAAGTGGAATTGCATTATCAATGCGCTATATTACTGGAAAACCTATTAAATTCATAGGTACAGGTGAAAAACTAACAAATTTAGAAATATTTCATCCAGAACGTATGGCTGATAAAATTTTGGGAATGAACAAAGTTGTATCGATGATTAAAGATATTGAAGAAAAAATTAATCAATCTAATTTACAAAATTTAACTAAAAAACTTAAAAAAGGCCATGATTTTAATTTAAATGATTTTTTAATTCAAATAAAAGAAATGAAAAAAATGGGAGGTTTAAACTATTTTATAGATAAATTTTCAAACAATAAAATGATGCATAATAGTTCATTGTTAGAAAATGATGAAAATACTTTAAATAAAATCGAGGCAATAATATATTCAATGACACCTAAAGAAAGAAATAATCCGATAATTATAAAAGGTTCTCGTAAACGTAGAATTGCTTTAGGATCTGGAACGCAAATTCAAGATATAAATAAATTATTAAAAAATTTTGATGATATAAAAAAAATCATGAAAAAAATTAAAAACAATGGAATTGGAAAAATGATTCGTAATATAAAAAATATATTACCTAAAAATTTTTAAAATATATCAAAATAATTTTAACACTTAACAATCAAAGGAAAAAAAATGGTAAAAATTCGATTAGCTCGATATGGAAACAAAAAACGCCCGTTTTATAAAATAGTAGCAGCAGATAGCCGCTTTTCTAGAGATGGTCGTTTTATTGAAAGATTAGGTTATTTTAATCCATCATCCAAAGATATTACCACTTCTATTAAATTAAATATTACACGTATTATGTATTGGCAAAAAAATGGAGCTAAACTTTCAGAGCGATCAAAAAAATTAATTAAGTTATTTAAAAAAAATGAGGGAATATTATAAATATTATATTAAATACTTTAATTGATCCTATTCTAGTAGGAAAAATAGGAAGAGTTTACGGAATATTAGGTTGGCTAAATTTTTTTTCTTTTACAGAAAATCAAGAAACAATATTTAGTTATTTTCCATGGTTTATCTTAAAAAATAAAAAATGGGAAATTATTAAACTAAAAAATTGGAAACAACATAATAACCATTTTATTATTCAAATCAATAATATTACAAATCGATCTCTTGCTAGTAAATGGACTAACACTGAAGTTTTTATTAGTAGCAATCAACTTCCAAAACTTGATCAAAATGAATACTATTGGAATGATATTATCCAATGTAAAGTATTTAATATTACAAATAAATATTTAGGTATAGTAATTAATTTAATAAGTAACAAATATAATGATATTCTTGTTATAAAAAATGAATTCAAAAAAAATCACACAAAAAAAACAATGATTCCGTTTATTAATAAAAAAATAGTAACAAATGTAGATATTAAAAACAAAATTATAACAGTCAAATGGAATTAAAATATGATATCTCAATTAAAAAAAAAGATAATCAAACATTAATATCATTTTATATTATCACTATATTTCCAGACATGTTCCATTCAGTTTCAAATTATGGAGTAACCGGAAAAGCAATTCAAAAAAAGATTATTGATCTTAATTGTTTAAACCCAAGAGATTTTGCTAAAAATAAATATAAATCTATAGATGATCGTCCTTATGGAGGAGGACCAGGAATGTTGATGAGCGTTGAACCATTATATTTATCAATTAAATATGCAAAATCTTTATTAAAAAATGCGACAGTTATTTATTTGTCTCCACAAGGGAAAAAATTAAATCAAAATAATATTTTTAAATTAATTAAGAAAAAAAAAATCATTTTTATATGCGGTAGATATGAAGGAATAGATCAAAGAATCATCGATTCTTTAGTAGATGAAGAATGGTCAATAGGAGATTATATACTTACTGGTGGAGAACTAGCAGCTATGGTTATAATAGATTCTATTGCTAGATTTATTCCCGGTGTTATTCATACAAAAAAATCAATAGAAAAAGAATCTTTTTATAATAATTTGCTTGATTGTCCACATTATACCAGACCTAAAAAAATTTATGATATGATAGTTCCAGATGTGTTGCTGTCTGGTAATCACAATAAAATTCGTTTATGGCGTTTAAAAAAATCTTTAGAAGAAACTCTTAAAAAAAGACCAGATTTATTAGAAAAAAAAATTTTAAAAAAAGAAGAAAAAATAATTTTAAACGAATTTAAAAAAAACAAAAAATAAAAATATCATTAATTGATAATTATTTTATTTAGTAGAGGTAAAAATGATCAATATAATTCGAAAAATAGAAGAAGAACAACTCAAAAAAAATGTGCCTAATTTTCGACCTGGAGATACAGTAGAAGTAAAAGTATGGGTCATTGAAGGAGCGAAAAAAAGACTACAATCTTTTGAAGGAATAGTAATTGCAATAAAAAATAGATTTTTAAATTCATCTTTTACTATTCGTAAAATTTCAAATGGAGAGGCTGTAGAACGAGTCTTTCAAACTCATTCATACAATATTGATAATATTACTATTAAAAGAAAAGGATTAGTTAGAAAAGCAAAGTTATATTTTCTCAGAAAACGTACTGGAAAATCTGCTAGAATTAAAGAAAAAATTAAATAAATTTGTTGTTTAAAACAGTCAATATGCAGTCACGACGTTATTCTTGACTGCACTTAATACTTTTTATATATTATTTTTTAAAATATTAAACAGTACCACCTATAGTTAATTTATCTATTTTAATAGAAGGTTGTCCTATTCCGACAGGAATGTTTTGACCTTCTTTGCCACACATTCCCATGCCTTGATCCATTTTTAAATCATTTCCAACCATGGATACTTTTTGCATGACCTCTATACCAGATCCTATCAATGTAGTATTTTTAATTGGAGTAGAAATTTTGCCTTTTTTTATCAAATATGCTTCTGAAGTTGAAAAAACAAACTGTCCAGAAGTGATATCTACTTGACCACCCGAAAAATTTACGGCATATATCCCATAATCAATACTTTTAATAATATCTTCTATTTTTGAACTTCCAGATAACATATATGTATTAGTCATTCTTGGCATTGGTAAATGAGAGTAAGATTCACGACGACCATTACCAGTAGATTCACTTCCCATTAAACGAGCATTAAGTTTATCTTGCATATATTTTTTTAAAATTCCGTTTTCAATTAATATATTATATTGTCCGGAAACTCCTTCATCATCAATATTTAATGATCCACGTTGATTTTTTATTGTGCCATCATCAATTATAGTGCATAATTCTGAAGCAACTTTTTTCCCGATCATATTGGTAAACACTGATGTTCCTTTTCTATTAAAATCTCCTTCTAAACCATGCCCTACAGCTTCATGTAGCAAAACACCAGGCCAACCAGACCCTAAAACAACAGGAAAGGTACCAGAAGGAGCTTCTTTTGAAGATAAATTCAATAAAGCTATACGAACTGCTTCTTTAGTCCAATAGTCAATTCTAACTTCTTCTAAAAAATCATCTTTATTTAATAAAAAATTATAATTAGTACGACTTCCTCCTCCGCTTCTTCCTCGTTCTATTTTACCGCGCTCTTCAACTAAAACACTAACTGAAAATTCGACTAATGGTCTTATATCTGCAGCTAAATTTCCATCAGTAGATGCAACTAAAATTTTTTCATAAGACCCACTTAAAGTAGCATTAACTTGTACAACACGACTATCAACATTACGAGCAATATGATCAACTCTATAAAGTAAATTAATTTTTTCACTAGAAGTGAATTTTTTTAATGGATTTTTAAAATCATAAAAAGAATTTTTCTTTTGCTCTATAAATATTTTTGGTTTTATTTTTTTTTCTTTGCGATCAATTATGCTTTTTGCCATTTGAGCGCTTTTTCTAATAGCATCTATCGATATTTGATCAGCATATGCAAACCCAGTTTTTTCTCCAGAAATAGCTCTAATCCCAACACCTTGATCTAAATGATAAAATCCTTCTTTAATAATTCGATTTTCTAACACCCAAGATTCACAAATACGTGATTGAAAATATAAATCTCCATAATCTAAATTATGAGTAGAAATATCTTCTAATATTTCAGATAGATTTTGACGATTTAATTTATTTAAAGTTAATAAAGATTCACTAACTAATTCCAATGTCATTTGAACTCACTTGTATATTTAAAATATTATTATGTTTACATTATAAAATATAAAAAAAAAATAAAAAATATTTTTTATAAAAATATTATATATAATCTTAAAAATTTATTATAAAATAGAATGATAAATTTTTTAAATTAATTTAATTGCTACATTGAGCTAAAAATGAAAAAAAAGATAAATGTATTACTAATAAATGGGCCTAATCTAAATCTTTTAGGAACTAGAGAACCGAATATATATGGAAATAATACTTTACAAGATCTAATAAATAACTTAAAAAAAAAATCAGAAAAATTAAATATATTATTAAATCATATACAGTCTAATGCAGAACATATATTAATTGAAAAAATACACTCTGCTAAAGAAGATAATATTGATTATATTATAATTAATCCAGCAGCTTTTACACATACTAGCATAGCTTTAAGAGATGCACTAATTGCTACTTCTATACCATTTATAGAAGTTCATATTTCTAATATTTATAGTAGAGAAAACTTTCGTTCTCATTCATGGTTTTCCGATATTTCTCAAGGGGTAATTACAGGATTAGGGCTAGAAGGTTACTATTGGGCATTAAAAACAATATCTAAAAGATGTTTAATAAAAAAATAAAATTTATTATAATTTTGCACCTTCTTTAATTATAAATTGATAGAAAGTGCAATCATATCTAAAACCTATAAAAATTTTAAAAAATTAATTCATACCATATTTTTTTAATTTTTTTCGTAAAGTACTACGATTTATACCCATCATTAAAGCAGCTTTTGTTTGATTTCCACGTGTATATTGCATGATTACATCTAGTAATGGCTGTTCAAGTTCAGATAATATTAATGGGTATAAATTATTAATATATTTAGTATTATCTAAATTTAATAAATAATTTTCTAAAGATTTTTTAACTAATAAACGCAAAGGTTTTTTTATAACTTTATTTTGATTATCTTTAGTAAAGTTTACTAAAAATTTTTTATCTATTAAATTTTCTGGCATAAAATTATCAACTCTTTAATTTTTTGTATAATAAAATTAATATTATTAAAAATTAAAACATATTATATAAAAAAATAATATATTTTATAGTTGTTGCTCTAAATTGAGAATAAGATCTTTCATATCATTAGGTAAATCAGTTCTAAAACTAATTAATTTTTTAGTAGTAGGATTTAAAAATTCAATATAATGCGCATGTAATGCTTGACGAAAAAAAACTTCATTTTTAAAAAAACACTTTTTTTGTAAATAGTTAAAAGAATAATTGATCCCACCGTATAAAGGATCACCTAATAAAGGGTATTTAATATGTAACATATGAGCGCGAATTTGATGAGTTCGACCTGTTTCTAATTTTAATAAGATATGTGTATAAAATTTAAATCGTTTAATTATTCTATAATGTGTAATAGCAGGTTTTCCTGATTCATGTGCTATCATACATATTCTTTTAGTAGGATGACGCATTATAGGGCAGTTAATTGTACCACCAGAAATCATATTTCCTTTTACAATAGCTTGATATTCTCGAATAACTTTTTTAGATTTTAATAATTCTACTAAATAATAATACGCAAAAATTGTTTTAGCTATCACCATTAAACCGCTCGTATTTTTATCTAAACGATGAACAATTCCGCAACGAGGTAAATATTTACTATTTTCATAATGATATAATAATCCATTTAAAATTGTATTACTATTGTTTCCAGCTCCAGGGTGAACAACGACACCAGGAGATTTATTTATAACTAATAAGTCATTATCTTCATATACAATATTTAAAGAAATATTTTCCGGTAAATCAGATATTATCTTTTTAAAAATTGGGTAAATAGTAATTTTTTCACCTCCTAATATTTTTTTATTAGGTTTGTTTTCTATTTTATCATTAACATATACATGATTGGTAAGAATCCAATTTTTAATACAGGAACGCGAATACTTCCGAAAAATTTGAGAAATAGTTAAATCTAATCTTTTTCCTGAAATTGTGTTATAAGGAGCTAATATACTTATTTTTTTTTTTTTCAATACAAAATCCTTATTTTTAAAATATATTTGTTTAATCTAAATCTTTATTTTCACAGAATATGATATTCTAATACATATTAATATAATAAATACTATTAATACAAAATTTCATTAAATTATAGAAAATATATATTATGCTAAAAAAA
This region of Buchnera aphidicola (Aphis craccivora) genomic DNA includes:
- the cgtA gene encoding Obg family GTPase CgtA, translating into MKFIDQTVIQVIAGNGGNGCVNFRREKYIPKGGPDGGDGGDGGNIWIESSNNLNTLIDFRFKKVFQAEHGTNGLKRNCSGKKGRDITIYVPVGTKIINYQTREIIDDLIKDKQRILIAKGGWHGLGNTRFKSSINRAPRKRTLGSIGESRYVQLELLLIADVGTLGMPNAGKSTLVKNISGAKTKTSDYPFTTLNPVLGSVEIEDKKFIIADIPGIIQGASHGKGLGINFLKHLERCKILLHIVDLCPTDYSNPIENIKTVLNELKQYNIKLYNKPRFLILNKIDLITTEKINKYIKEIKNNLNFKEPFYLISSLKKIGIKKLCSDILYHLKK
- the rpsP gene encoding 30S ribosomal protein S16; the encoded protein is MVKIRLARYGNKKRPFYKIVAADSRFSRDGRFIERLGYFNPSSKDITTSIKLNITRIMYWQKNGAKLSERSKKLIKLFKKNEGIL
- a CDS encoding BolA family protein, producing MDNKKIISILNQKLNLEQIYVTGDNNHIKIIAIGDIFKGVNQVKRQQIIYKPLIDMILEKKIHALSITTYTKEEWKKNNKNNIS
- the murA gene encoding UDP-N-acetylglucosamine 1-carboxyvinyltransferase; the encoded protein is MNKLNIEGNKKLNGNVLISGSKNAALPILFMTILTKEKIEISNIPKLTDIKVAIKLLKSLGAKIVNKKKILYIDPSKINISSPPYNLIQKIRASIWMLSPLLMRFGKAKIFFPGGCKIGCRPIDLHLKGLEELGAQIIQENNYITASIIKPLKGKYIYLEKISVGATITIMSAATLAEGITIIDNAAQEPEIVDVAKFLNTLGANITGAGSNKIYIKGVLKLRGGRHKVIPDRIETGTFLIAAAISKGFIICNNTEPKHLTSVLKKLSETGAYIKTGKNWIKLDMQEKIPKAVNITTAPYPGFPTDMQPQFALLNSISKGKSIIIENIFENRFAYAKELIKMGAKIKIKNNCIFCKGVKNLFSKTLFSTDLRSSATLILAGCIAKGITVVNNIHHFKRGYESFPKKLNKLGANIQNI
- the rplM gene encoding 50S ribosomal protein L13 encodes the protein MKTFSIKEKNIKRDWFYVDATNKVLGRFASSLSLRLRGKHKVEYTPHLDVGDYIIVLNAAKILVTGKKKNNKIYYHHTGYIGGIKQFKFEEIMAKNPEKIIEIAVKGMLPKGPLGRLMFKKLKVFSGEKHNHIAQCPKFLNI
- the ffh gene encoding signal recognition particle protein; the encoded protein is MFSSLTERLSKSLRNIINKGRLTEDNIKDTIREVRKALLEADVTLSVIKTFIKNVTKKSIGYEINKSLTPGQEFIKIVRNELILAMGEKNNDLNLSARPPAIILIVGLQGTGKTTTVAKIAKWIQNKYKKKILITSTDIYRAAAIKQLEILSNQINTDFYSSNINQKPINIIEEAIKYAQLKLCDVLLIDTAGRLHVDEIMMNEIQQIQNFSKPIETLLVVDSMMGQDAINMAKSFNQYLSISGIILSKTDSDSRSGIALSMRYITGKPIKFIGTGEKLTNLEIFHPERMADKILGMNKVVSMIKDIEEKINQSNLQNLTKKLKKGHDFNLNDFLIQIKEMKKMGGLNYFIDKFSNNKMMHNSSLLENDENTLNKIEAIIYSMTPKERNNPIIIKGSRKRRIALGSGTQIQDINKLLKNFDDIKKIMKKIKNNGIGKMIRNIKNILPKNF
- the rpmA gene encoding 50S ribosomal protein L27; translation: MAHKKAGGSTRNGRDSNAQRLGVKRFGGELVSAGSIIVRQRGTKFHPGKNVGCGKDHTIFATVKGKIEFKKKGIKKRTYINIIN
- the rpsI gene encoding 30S ribosomal protein S9, whose product is MKIQNYGTGRRKSSSARVFLRPGKGQIVVNKRLLNDYFGRETSCMIVCQPLILTDMMNNFDIYITVKGGGISGQAGAIRQGITRALIDYNQLFRSELRKSGFVTRDSRQVERKKVGFRKSRKRIQFSKR
- the rplU gene encoding 50S ribosomal protein L21, which encodes MYAVFLSGGKQYRVKKNQVIQLEKLNYPKGSIIELKNILMISNKEKTKIGNPFLNGIKVKAYVENHGRSKKIKVLKFNRRKHYRKQQGHRQYFTNVKIIDINHIEN
- a CDS encoding chorismate mutase — its product is MDKQTMLSKNDLLNFRNEINNIDEKIVMLLAKRKKLVLDIAQSKIQNNQPIRDVNREKNLLSKLTSLGKKKNLDPNYIIRLFQLIIEESILTQKILLKKHQKNKNTNESIISFLGPKGSYSHIAASKYEKQNLKNFIIKECLNFSEVIQSVENNESNYAILPVENSCSGPIDEIFYILKNTNLFIVGEVNVYIDHCLLAIEKVELNIIKKIYSHSQPFKQCSNFISQFPNWKLEYTNSTTDAIKKVIKYNKITNAVLGSEIGNQIYGLKVLCKNISNQKNNITRFICLSKTPLKIYSNNKVKTTIIFTLEKELKKLSEIILILEKEKIIVKMLTFYNTKNEEKIFYLDIEENLSSNTIQNILNKIQKITKFIKILGCYPIESKKLF